The proteins below are encoded in one region of Lactuca sativa cultivar Salinas chromosome 3, Lsat_Salinas_v11, whole genome shotgun sequence:
- the LOC111885313 gene encoding mini zinc finger protein 2, with product MTKRRVVLKREEPLPPPPPSMDSANSSNTMRVHVRYGECQRNHAANVGGYAVDGCREFMAASEEEDTEASLTCAACGCHRNFHRRVVETEAVSSSDCE from the coding sequence ATGACGAAAAGACGAGTTGTGTTGAAAAGGGAagaaccactaccaccaccaccaccgtcaaTGGATTCAGCTAACTCATCGAACACGATGAGGGTTCATGTGAGATATGGCGAGTGTCAAAGAAACCATGCAGCCAACGTTGGTGGGTATGCTGTTGATGGGTGTCGGGAATTCATGGCGGCGAGTGAGGAGGAGGACACTGAGGCTTCACTTACGTGTGCCGCCTGTGGCTGCCACCGCAACTTCCATAGAAGGGTGGTGGAAACTGAAGCTGTTAGTAGCAGCGACTGTGAGTGA